From the Solea senegalensis isolate Sse05_10M linkage group LG16, IFAPA_SoseM_1, whole genome shotgun sequence genome, one window contains:
- the LOC122783267 gene encoding interferon alpha-inducible protein 27-like protein 2A → METVMYIAAGAGAAAGAVALAPIIAGAAGFTAGGIAAGTVAAKMMSVAAVANGGGVAAGGAVAVLQSVGAAGVSAATGAVVTSAGAAAGLVTNLLT, encoded by the exons TGGAGACTG TCATGTACATTGCAGCAGGAGCAG GAGCTGCGGCAGGTGCTGTGGCCCTGGCTCCTATCattgcaggagctgcaggtttCACTGCAGGTGGGATAGCAGCAGGCACCGTGGCTGCTAAAATGATGTCAGTTGCTGCAGTTGCCAACGGAGGTGGAGTGGCAGCAGGGGGTGCAGTGGCTGTCCTGCAATCAGTCG GTGCAGCTGGTGTGTCCGCAGCCACCGGTGCGGTGGTGACCAgtgctggagcagcagctggattAGTAACAAACCTTCTTACCTGA